The genomic stretch actcagtatactgttgtccacacattttttatattcatttattttttcaatttctcttttttttccgttatattatgtttattatttattatgttttatatcttcatttcttttatttctttgtcatcttaataaatatctatctttcaattcttatgctagttgacaataataaaaggcatttcttttaaacgtaacatattctctttattattaaggaagatgttatcaacatgcacagcaagcaacaaacttgaccaaacaaaaaagcacaaatagtatcactgttcaccaatcaggttacataatgtggggttcatatgacaaagggtacattatgttgtatgagatgatacaagagagtggatcaacattgtacacaaagtagaaagctaagaaccatttttgtttacattttcatacagaaaaattatagacagtaatgtcaaactgtaacatcaaacagcaaactctaacagaagtacagaaacgatgatcatcgtataaaaaaggcaatgatgcaaaagagaatggatttgtaatcctgtgttggttttacaatgtttcaatgtcactagtcaatatcacagtcacttcctatttgtagttgtagactggggtccgcgctttgaaccaagatctgttaagctttcctacgctttgagtcaagctttgctgagctttgtcaggctctcggcgctttattccattcttgacagagcgccaaatttttttaaaccgtttaaaaatgtttggcgaacttgccgcatgtcccgcttcactacaagctttcccacgatccattacgaccctcacgcttcaatcaggctttgttacgctttaacaccgctttaaagcgccgtcaaagcgccgttggtgtgaacctagcattacttGTAACATTTCCACCATGTATGATCCAGTTAATGTATGCTAACAGCCGATCAACCTGAAATTTCACGATCATCGACTCACAATCATATAATCGACCGGGCCTATAAACAACCAAAAGATTATGCATCGTATCGTAACGCATTGAACACATTTCTGTTCCTCAGATGTCCGGCATCATCCTGAAGGACTTCCGCTACAGCTGCAGGGGGGAAGCTGTACTTTGAAGCCAGAAGCTTCGCAGTCACTCctctttaaagaggaagaggaggaactttgCATCACTAAGGAGGGAGAGTGTTTTCTATTGCAGGAGGAAGTTGATCCCACCATGTTGCCACTAACAATTGTCtatgtgaagactgaagatgatgaagagaaagtACACAACCTgatagctccactatcagatagcgaGGCTGAAGACAAGGATGAAGGAACTTtgtgcgatacagactgtgaagatgATAtcaggactcacactgacaacaaacactcccaATGCATTAAAAAGAAGACATGTCAAAATACTTCAAGCTGCATAGTTTGTGGTATGATATGTACCACAAAGAgccgtttgactgaacacatgagaaaacacacaggagaaaaaccattcaaaTGTTCAGTTTGCTGCAAAAGCTTTTCTTATAATGGCAGTTTGGCTCACCACATGAGAACGCACGCGGAAGAAAAattatttaattgttcagtttgtggtacaaACTTTTCTCACAAGAtcagtttgactcaacacatgagaacacacactggagaaagacCATTTAATTGCTCAATTTGCtgtaaaagcttttctgttaggagcaatttgactcaacacatgagaacacacacaggagaaaaattaTTCAACTGTccggtttgtggtaaaagcttttctcaaaagagcAGTGTTGCTGTACACATGAAAACGCACTCTGGAGAAAGACCATTTAGTTGCTCAGCTTGCGGTAAACACTTTTCTAATCGACAGTGTTTAAGTAGACACGAAATtagacacacaggagaaaaaccattcagcTGTTCAGTTTGCGGCAACAGCTTTACAGAAAGGAGAAATTTGTTAAGGCACCTGAGAACACACCGTAGAAAACACATCTAGTTGTTCCGTTTGTGGTAAAAGGTATACCCAAAGTAACACGATTTCCaatcacatgagaacacacgcagaggacaaaaaaacatttagatGCACAATTTATAGCGTAGGCTTTTTCGATTGACAAACTTTGACTCAACACATAATTAAACACCCTGTAGTAAACCCTTTAAGTAATTAAGTTGGTAGTGCTAAGACATACCTTAGGAAATGTCACGAGAACACAGACAAGAGAAGAAACATTGAGTTTGTTGGTAAATATATACTCATAAGACAGATAAGTAAGACACAAAACAAGCACAAAGAAAAACAATTCATTTGCTCAGGTTGTGGAAAAACATTTTAGCAGCGACCAGGTTCTGGATCCTCATTTGTTCCAAAGTAGTCATCAAGTCTGCCTTGATTAGTGGCAGCAAACACAGAACCCTCTCtcgatgtgggctctgtaccgaggatgtcgttgtggcttgtgcagccctttgagacacttgtgatttagggctatataaataaacattgattgattgattgatgctatTGTTGAAGTAGCTATGAAATCACTGCGTTCCAAGAGATAAATTGCTGACAGAAAATACTAAATATTATCAAAAGTCTGTAATTAAATGTTATGAATTTGTCTGTCACTATTTGCATAGAAAATGTTATTGGCAGTTTTAGACTATGTTTGAAggctttatgggtggaatagactactccccattacctgcatttttAGCTGCCTCATGCTAGTGGTTTTTGGCTATTCAGAACGCACAGAAAATGGAAAGACGCGTGTGCTTCTCCCACATATGAATTGAGGATGATgtcaaaattacaaaaaagtgtACATTTACTTTATCACTTTAATAGCCTCCAGTGTCGTCTCACATCACAGCAGTCAAGTTAGAGCTCAAACACAAAGACAAACATGTtcagccttcacaataagagcagTGTACTAAGAAGACTGCAAGTCAAAGTATTTAGTAAgtttataattgtattatttagaagaaataatatatgtataataaaactgATAGTTTATTATAATACAGATTGCTTTTGTTTTCTGAAAAATACACGTGAAGGCGACTTGAAAAATAATCACAATATtaaggaggggaaaaaaatcacgattggaatattttccacaatTGTTCAGCCCAAGTTTacagaggagaaaaaacattttaaatgctcaattggtggcagaagttacTAATGTAAGAAACGCACAACAGAGACTAAACGTCGTTTTTGTCCATTTTGTGCTAAAAGATTGTTAAATGATAGAAGTATAATGTCACATGTGAGAAGTCAGCTAAAAAGTGATGATTGCTGTGTGTATGATACCAGATTCCCTCATGAGTTCGAGTGATGCTAAGAACAGCAGTACTAGATACATtctcattattgttattgttcatcATGGACTTTGTTCTTTACCAAATGTTGGGCAACTGTATTAAAGGTCGAGTGTGAGGTCTTTATGTGGGAAAGTGTCAACCATTTGAATGTGAAGATACTCTATTTCTAATTATGAATTTAAGTAAAAATAAGTGAAAATATTCCAGAAATTTCCCTAAACTTAACCAAAGAAGATAAAACAAGATAATTTTAGCTGTAATAATAGTAAAAGTGGGGCCAGGCAGTGTACATTATATACAAATACTGTGATATTAGGTTTGCAAATTTatgtgatatatacagtatattcagaTTGTACAAATATTGTTATACGGTTTACAGATCACATTTTAAACAGCAAGGTGCAATtcatgtgatcaaaaatgtatcaGCAACCCAAGCAGTCTATTTGAGATGAGATTcaaatgtatgttgtattgtgtAAAAACGATTGTGAAAAATGCATTAAAGTTATTAAATAGCCAATATTCGTCTTGTCTTTTAGTGGGGTAatacatgcatacttgccaaccctcccgattttcccgggagactcccgaatttcagtgccccttcggaaaatctcccggggcaaccattctcccgaatttctcccgattaccacccggacaacaatattgggggcatgccttaaaggcactgcctttagcgtcctctacaacctgtcgtcacgtccgcttttcctccatacaaacggcgtgccggcccaatcacataatatatgtggcttttacacacacattagtgaatgcaaggcatacttggtcaacagccgtacaggtcacattgagggtacccttataaacaactttaacactgttacaaatatgcgccacactgtgaacccacaccaaacaagaatgacaaacacatttcgggagaacacccgcaccgtaacacaacataaacacaacagaacaaatacccagaaccccttgcagcactaactcttccgggacgctacaatatacacccccgctaccaccaaaccccaccaccccccaaccccgaattcagaggtctcaaggttggcaagtatgaatacaTGGCAAAAAGTATCATTGGTATTGTATCGAATAAAAACATACTTGGtataggtgggttgcaatcacgtgaccgagAGGCACATCTGGGCACTTCTGGGTTTCCGGCGATATTAGGCTACTGATTATTTAGCTGAATCTGTGCAGATTTGGTCGTCTTTAGAAGCAAATATATAAGCGATcatgaacaaaaaatattttcaaatgggatggagtggatttatacactcctaggaaaaaacatgttttttaaggatttaaacattggtgttgttaggcctatttggttttggggttttttcttAAGCCTCGCTAAATAatttggtggggttttttttgtgtgtttttaacaaaaaatcatcATAAATATGCATATGAGTTTAAATAGATaataatataacctgtcattattcactatgATTATAAATCatatcgcccggaaaagggtggagtgccatctctgggctggggaggagaccctgccccaagtggaggagttcaagtacctcggagtcttgttcacgagtgagggaagagtggatggtgagatcgacaggcggatcggtgcggcgtcttcagtaatgcggacgccgtatcgatccgttgtggtgaagaaggagctgagccggaaggcaaagctctcaatttaccggtcgatttacattcccatcctcacctatggtcatgagcatgGCTCGAccccctaatgtttgcgatgcgggaggtaccccagGCCTCCGTAGGTTTTGCACCTTTTGAGTTATTGTACGGCCGTAGGCCTCGCGGAGTGCTGGACGTcattaaggaaagctgggaggaaggtccgagctccagcaaaaatgaaaatcagtacgtcatggacatgcgagcaaaactccacacggtggggcacttgtcacgagAGAATTTGCTCCGCGTCCAGGAGCGTCAACAGCGCACGTATAACAAGGGGACCCAGCTACGCAAATTTGCACCGGGAGACAAAGtgcttgtattactcccaacatccagctcaAAATTACTTGCAAGGTGGCAGGGACCCTTCGAGGTCACACGAcaagtgggtgatgtggattATGAGGTTTGACGCTCGGACCGACGCGGAGACACTCAGATTTACCATCTGAACCTACTGAAGGCATGGAGGGAGgtggagcctgtttccatggtgacggtagtgagggaggaggaggagttgggACCAGAGGTCCCGCGCTCTGCCCCGGCCCCTCCGCTTCCCTGTGACAACcagctcacgttagcgcagaGAGCGGATGTTGCTAAGCTGCAGAGGCGCTTctctgatgtgttctcctctCGGCCCGGCCGCACGAATCTCatccaacatcatattgagaccagcccgggggttacggtgcggtctcggccaTATCGCcttcccgaacacaagcgcaaagtagtttGGGAAGAATTAAAAACCATGCTGGTGTTGGGTttaatagaagaatcccacagcgCGTGGTGCAGtcccatcgttctggtagggaagaaggatgggactgtactgtgtggattaccgcaaggtgaatGAAAAATCACGGTTTGACGcatacccaatgcctcgggtcgacgagctcctggatcggctgggcactgcttgttttttcacgacactggatttgaccaagggctactggcagattcccttgtcaccagagtaCCTAGAAAAAACGGCCTTTTCAACTCCGGAAGGTTtgtaccaatttgtgacacttccgtttggcttgttcggtgcgcccgccacgttccagcgcctcatggaccgaGTGCTGCGCCCCCACGCGGCATACCTGGATGATGTCATTATCCAGGGTAGCGGCTGGGAAGAGCACATGCggcgggtgggggcggtgctcgagtccctgaggcgggcggggctcaccgccaacccggcaaaGTGCacggttggccggagggaggtaggggtgggggggggggggtgggggggggcaggTGCGGCCGCAAGTAGACAAGACAGCGGCGATCGCAGCCTGTCCaccccccaagacaaaaaaagaggtgaggcagtttttgggactggCAGGATATTACCGCCGATTTATTCCCCGGTTCACGGACTTGACCagcccactgactgacctcacccgaaagggtgctccagatcgtGTCCAGTGGACAgagcagtgccagcaggtgtTTGAGAAGGTGAAAACAGCCCTCTGAGAGGAGCCGGTGCTGCACATGTCTAACTTTACCATCCCTTTCTGTGTGCAGGCGGATGCGTCGGGCCGGGGACTGGGGGCGGGCTGTCCCAGCGGGTGGGGGGCGTTGACCGCCCCGTACTGTACATCAGCCGGaaactctcggaccgggaggcgaggtacagcacggtggagagggagtgcctcgccatccggtgggcggtcagGGCCCTCCGTTACTACCTGTAGGGGTGCGCCTTcagtctctgctcggaccacGAACCACTCcaatggctccaccgcatgaaggacgcCAACGCGCGGACCACCCGGTGGTACCTTGCGTTGCAGCCCTACAACTTCTGGGTGGTCCACAGGCCGGGCGCacagatggccgtggccgacttcctctcGCGCCCTGCTatggcggggggtggggggagagTGGCCGCGGCCGAACGACTGCCCGGCCTGAGTCTGACGGTGGAGGCATGTGGAAAGGGCGTGGTCcacgcgttccctgcgggcgggtTGTGTGCAGATGCTggccatgaagcagcagacaggtgagtggatatctcagctggaacgagttatctaatcacctgttcctttattagtAGCGTCTGAGAacatgaggaggaggagagacaGCTGGAAAGCAAGAGGAGAGACAAACAACCATAgagactgctgaaaagcaacagagactttgaaaaaagaaaagaataaAGACTATTGTAAACGCTGCATCTGAGGGTTGTGCCGGTGTCCTGTGGTCTAAGAAGAACCCAGAACGAACAGACattcgcagatatatatatatatatatatatatatatatatatatatatatatatatatatatatatatatatatatatatatatatatatatatatatatatatgtatatatgtccttacgtaacatcccaagaatgattgacaattaggaggaccaatagtcaacatgatccacaacatcctctagctACCAGGCTACTAGCAAACAAGGAAACGTTGCACAGATGATAGCATCTGCAAATCTGAGTGAGATAGTAGAGAGAAGAGAGTTTCTCAGGCGAATTGTTGCAGTTACTTCTATGTTGGGGAGACAGGAACTCCCTTTTCGTAGCCATGATGAAGGTAGAGACAGCACAAACAGAGGGAATTCTCTTGCGTGCCTGCAGCTTTTGAAGGAATTTGATCCTTTTCTTCAAAAACATAATCCCCCATCAAATGCTCAGTATATCTCACCAATATCCCAGAATGAGATGAttgatgggcagcacggtggcatatgggttagtgcgtctgcctcacaatacgaaggtcctgagtggtcgtgagttcaatcccggcctcgggatctttctgtgtggagtttgcatgtcctccccgtgactgcgtgggttccctccgggtactccggcttcctcccacctccaaagacatgcacctggggataggttgattggaaacattaagttggccctagtgtgtgaatgtgagtgtgaatgttgtctgtctatctgtgttggccctgcaatgaggtggcgacttgtccagggtgtaccccgccttccgcccgattgtagctgagataggctcc from Entelurus aequoreus isolate RoL-2023_Sb linkage group LG17, RoL_Eaeq_v1.1, whole genome shotgun sequence encodes the following:
- the LOC133632539 gene encoding oocyte zinc finger protein XlCOF6.1-like — protein: MDDYCYAKMATPAKREHERESAPPTSSKSPTEIKTKDEDVRHHPEGLPLQLQGGSCTLKPEASQSLLFKEEEEELCITKEGECFLLQEEVDPTMLPLTIVYVKTEDDEEKVHNLIAPLSDSEAEDKDEGTLCDTDCEDDIRTHTDNKHSQCIKKKTCQNTSSCIVCGMICTTKSRLTEHMRKHTGEKPFKCSVCCKSFSYNGSLAHHMRTHAEEKLFNCSVCGTNFSHKISLTQHMRTHTGERPFNCSICCKSFSVRSNLTQHMRTHTGEKLFNCPVCGKSFSQKSSVAVHMKTHSGERPFSCSACGKHFSNRQCLSRHEIRHTGEKPFSCSVCGNSFTERRNLLRHLRTHRRKHI